One stretch of Variovorax sp. TBS-050B DNA includes these proteins:
- a CDS encoding UDP-2,3-diacylglucosamine diphosphatase: protein MQRDDAFLRAWRDTATRIDEPEDDDAARPAQRFRTLWISDLHLGTPGCQARALLDFLKHTECETLFLVGDIIDGWQLKRNWHWPQAHNDVIQKLLRKARKGTRVIFIPGNHDEFARKYLNHNFGGIDVAEEWIHETADGRKLWIIHGDLFDGVIQCAKWLAHVGDSLYEFTLKLNRHLNSLRARMGLPYWSLSKYLKGKVKRAVSYVGDFENAVAREARKLGVQGVVCGHIHHAEMRDIDGILYCNDGDWVESLTALAEHADGTLEIIDWAQHMPAPAKAGAPRQPVAA from the coding sequence ATGCAACGCGACGACGCTTTCCTGCGCGCATGGCGCGACACCGCCACCCGGATCGACGAGCCGGAGGACGACGACGCCGCGCGTCCGGCGCAGCGATTCCGCACCCTCTGGATCTCCGACCTGCACCTGGGCACGCCCGGCTGCCAGGCGCGCGCGCTGCTCGACTTCCTGAAGCACACCGAGTGCGAGACGCTGTTCCTGGTCGGCGACATCATCGACGGCTGGCAGCTCAAGCGGAACTGGCACTGGCCGCAGGCCCACAACGACGTGATCCAGAAGCTGCTGCGCAAGGCGCGCAAGGGCACGCGCGTGATCTTCATCCCGGGCAACCATGACGAGTTCGCCCGCAAGTACCTCAACCACAACTTCGGCGGCATCGACGTGGCCGAGGAATGGATCCACGAGACGGCCGACGGCCGCAAGCTCTGGATCATCCACGGCGACCTGTTCGACGGCGTGATCCAGTGCGCCAAGTGGCTCGCGCACGTGGGCGACTCGCTCTACGAGTTCACGCTCAAGCTCAACCGCCACCTCAACTCGCTGCGCGCGCGCATGGGGCTGCCGTACTGGTCGCTGTCGAAGTACCTCAAGGGCAAGGTCAAGCGCGCCGTGAGCTACGTCGGCGACTTCGAGAACGCGGTCGCGCGCGAGGCCCGCAAGCTGGGCGTGCAGGGCGTGGTCTGCGGCCACATCCACCATGCCGAGATGCGCGACATCGACGGCATCCTCTACTGCAACGACGGCGACTGGGTCGAGAGCCTCACGGCGCTGGCCGAGCACGCCGACGGCACGCTCGAGATCATCGACTGGGCGCAGCACATGCCCGCGCCCGCGAAGGCCGGCGCGCCGCGCCAGCCGGTGGCCGCCTGA